A single window of Watersipora subatra chromosome 11, tzWatSuba1.1, whole genome shotgun sequence DNA harbors:
- the LOC137408327 gene encoding circumsporozoite protein-like translates to MKSLQGVILAMALCSASAQFFFGGAGGNFGQGGTSRGGGGFQASDGFGSFFDAAQRNDFLDNSFFNAQGNDRAGVNAFGNTAGQENVGVQNAFGDQIFAGQNFASETVGNNAGFVDVDAAQNTQGDRSLSVALIDRQAFNVGDQISASQGFQNNFGARDAGNNQFGAQNNGFNDAQAGNNFQSFGGVRADAAQDFGVNAAQGFNGANQQRVQGRDFGRQDAGANGGGFDSFNAGGFGSFQGKK, encoded by the exons ATGAAGTCTTTGCAAGGAGTTATACTAGCCATGGCGCTCTGTAGTGCATCAGCGCAGTTCTTTTTTGGAGGAGCAGGAGGCAACTTTGGACAAGGTGGCACTTCACGAGGCGGTGGTGGTTTTCAAGCCTCTGACGGGTTTGGCAGTTTCTTCGACGCTGCTCAGAGAAATGACTTTTTGGACAACTCTTTTTTCAATGCCCAAGGCAATGACAGAGCG GGTGTTAATGCTTTTGGCAACACTGCTGGACAAGAGAACGTCGGAGTTCAAAATGCCTTCGGTGATCAGATCTTCGCTGGCCAAAACTTTGCTTCGGAAACGGTAGGCAATAATGCAGGCTTCGTAGATGTAGACGCTGCTCAAAATACCCAAGGAGATAGAAGCTTAT CTGTCGCCCTTATTGATAGGCAAGCATTTAACGTTGGGGACCAAATCAGCGCATCACAAGGCTTCCAAAACAACTTTGGGGCAAGAGACGCTGGCAACAACCAGTTTGGTGCTCAAAACAACGGCTTTAACGATGCTCAAGCTGGCAACAACTTCCAGAGCTTTGGTGGAGTGCGTGCTGAT GCTGCTCAAGATTTCGGAGTGAATGCAGCACAAGGCTTTAATGGAGCAAACCAACAGCGAGTTCAAGGAAGAGATTTTGGTAGACAGGATGCTGGCGCCAATGGAGGAGGCTTTGATAGTTTCAACGCTGGAGGTTTTGGAAGCTTCCAAGGAAAGAAATAA